Proteins from a genomic interval of Streptomyces sp. Tu6071:
- a CDS encoding MCE family protein, with the protein MTPAKRPRFTPVKERNPVAVALVGLAALALVLYAAFNATSLPLVGGGTTYSADFSEAAGLDEGDEVRIAGVKVGEVTSVGLEGDRVKVAFRVRGAHTWIGDRTTAAIAIKTLLGSKYLALDPLGAGRQDPGSRIPLSRTTSPYDVTSALQDLGSTIDEVDTEQLAKSFETLSDTFKDSPPDVRTAVKGLSALSRTVSSRDAELARLLKGSEQLTKTLETRKSSFETLIDDGGSLLGELKQRRTAVKALLSGSKALGKELNGLVADNEEQLRPTLKALGRVTDVLEENQGRLDRTLGLLGPYYRLMGNSLGNGRWFDSYLCGAIPRDFLPASARPEASCVPPRNGAYETKKGGDQ; encoded by the coding sequence ATGACGCCGGCGAAGCGACCGCGCTTCACCCCTGTGAAGGAACGCAACCCCGTCGCCGTCGCACTCGTCGGCCTCGCCGCGCTCGCCCTCGTCCTGTACGCGGCCTTCAACGCGACGAGCCTGCCCCTCGTGGGCGGCGGCACCACGTACTCCGCCGACTTCAGCGAGGCCGCCGGGCTCGACGAGGGCGACGAGGTGCGGATCGCTGGCGTCAAGGTCGGCGAGGTCACCTCGGTCGGCCTCGAAGGAGACCGCGTGAAGGTCGCCTTCCGGGTACGGGGCGCGCACACGTGGATCGGCGACCGCACCACCGCCGCCATCGCCATCAAGACCCTCCTCGGCTCCAAGTACCTCGCCCTGGACCCGCTCGGCGCAGGGCGCCAGGACCCGGGCAGCCGCATCCCGCTCTCGCGCACCACGTCCCCGTACGACGTGACGAGCGCGCTCCAGGACCTCGGCAGCACCATCGACGAGGTCGACACAGAACAGCTCGCCAAGAGCTTCGAGACGCTCTCCGACACCTTCAAGGACTCCCCGCCCGACGTGCGGACCGCCGTCAAGGGACTCTCCGCGCTCTCCAGGACGGTGTCCTCGCGCGACGCCGAACTCGCCCGCCTCCTCAAGGGGAGCGAACAGCTCACCAAGACGCTCGAAACGAGGAAGTCCAGCTTCGAGACGCTCATCGACGACGGCGGCTCCCTGCTCGGCGAGCTGAAGCAGCGGCGCACCGCCGTCAAGGCCCTGCTCAGCGGCAGCAAGGCGCTCGGCAAGGAGCTGAACGGCCTCGTCGCCGACAACGAGGAGCAGTTGCGGCCGACGCTCAAGGCCCTCGGCCGCGTCACCGACGTGCTGGAGGAGAACCAGGGCCGGCTCGACCGGACCCTCGGACTGCTCGGCCCGTACTACCGGCTCATGGGCAACTCGCTCGGCAACGGCCGCTGGTTCGACAGCTACCTGTGCGGCGCCATCCCGCGCGACTTCCTG